A single window of Plasmodium malariae genome assembly, chromosome: 8 DNA harbors:
- the PmUG01_08019700 gene encoding U5 small nuclear ribonuclear protein, putative, which translates to MESKNNLYDEFGNYIGGNIDSDEDYSEDDQDDEEEDVNDEYGRKGDDDEGDDEDNDEDVDEDDDDKVDNGGKYTDEEEEEELKEKGNNGAFSANIDELQKVYDGVEVFVEEEDAQDIEEATINKINANVERISFIKKLDVEANRKNFDLVETSLPNNTFSFKFLSELMPHTQFIRNICIAGHFHHGKTTIVDRLIEYTRDKKNKTRICSNISSNNKNSSTVSFFNLHTEMEGIIRKRNVKETDMITPYNSKKIDYITSYTDTRLDEQARGLSIKAIPISLIFQNRIYENIPSNVLLNKKKDNLKYKSYIFNIIDTPGHVNFFDEFLCSLNICECCCLVVDVIDGCMYVTENIIKTCIYENVKIILIINCIDKLIMDLRLPPNDAYHKINYTIEEINIKVESICELLNKSSKEKKEFLLSPLKNNVLFSSSIYGIFFTLKSFSKIYCNLYNAYHIDIDEFSQYLWGDIYFNEEEFTFASSPLYANQKRSFVEFILNPIYKIFGYVCSEEKEFLIPFLKNFNISLKKNDYLFNNRYLLKKINGMIFEDTTAFVDVIIDNCPSPLENAKNKIMQIYSGSLKTKICYDMMRCLKGDKTDNLMVYIIKNYHRPECLMLDLFGRVMCGTIRKGQTVCILGEGYSLSDDEDMITRVVTHLWVYEGRYRVEVDEVPAGNFVLIGGIDICINKTCTITNVKKKKKKSVNTILKGVSTDISNNSIVKSVNKSILIDDEDEEAEIFYPLHRKFRYVNCANSVFKVACEPINPSELPKMLDGLRKIDKSYPLSSTKVEESGEHIILGTGELYLDCILHDLRKLYGDLEIKISDPVVQFSETIIETSALNCFAETPNKKNKIYMISEPIQKELMDDIVQGLVHLNKNQNVNIDEYLHTVDNLLHENGMNKDTGKGEKKNGEMLSDESYSSGKGKEKEEQMNDEEMIDTEETEEDLPKKETTNDVDAEKRKSTLNYDIDKNVISLLTDKHNWDILSIRSIWAFGPENNSPNILLDYSLYKETNKENLYSVKDNIIQGFCWATKEGPLIEEGMKNVKVKILSADIDNDPINRGAGQIIPTTRRAIYSSFLLATPRLLEPILFTEIICSGDSVSSVYNVLSRRRGHVLKDFPKVGTPLYMVHAYIPAIESFGFETDLRTHTSGQAFCLSMFDHWHIVPGDPLDRSIILRPLEPAPIQHLAREFLLKTRRRKGLTEDVTINRFFDDPMLLNIKDEFAEHF; encoded by the coding sequence ATGgaatcaaaaaataatctGTATGACGAGTTCGGAAATTACATAGGGGGAAATATTGACAGTGATGAGGACTACTCAGAGGATGACCAAGACGATGAAGAGGAGGACGTAAATGATGAATATGGACGAAAGGGAGATGACGATGAGGGTGACGATGAGGATAACGATGAGGATGTCGACGAGGATGATGATGACAAAGTAGATAACGGGGGAAAATACACAGACGAGGAAGAGGAGGAAGAATTGAAAGAGAAAGGAAATAACGGAGCATTTAGTGCAAATATAGACGAATTACAAAAGGTATATGATGGTGTGGAAGTGTTTGTAGAAGAAGAAGATGCCCAAGATATTGAAGAAGCAAcgattaataaaataaatgcaaatgTAGAGAGAATAAGCTTTATAAAGAAGTTAGATGTTGAAGCAAATAGAAAGAACTTTGATTTGGTTGAGACAAGTTTGCCTAATAATACATTcagttttaaatttttgtcTGAATTGATGCCACACACACaatttataagaaatatttgtatagCTGGTCATTTCCATCATGGTAAGACGACAATAGTAGATAGATTAATTGAATATACGAgagataaaaagaataaaactAGGATATGTAGCAAtattagtagtaataataagaatagtAGCACTGttagtttttttaatttacatacTGAAATGGAAGGTATTATAAGAAAACGAAATGTGAAGGAAACTGATATGATTACACCATATAacagtaaaaaaattgattacATAACAAGTTACACAGATACAAGATTAGATGAACAAGCTAGAGGATTATCTATTAAAGCTATTCCaatatctttaatttttcaaaatagaatatatgaaaatataccTAGTAAcgtattattaaataaaaaaaaagataatttaaaatataaatcgtACATATTTAACATAATAGATACTCCGGGacatgtaaatttttttgacGAATTTCTTTGCTCGTTGAATATTTGCGAATGTTGTTGTTTAGTAGTGGATGTCATTGATggttgtatgtatgtaacagaaaatataataaaaacttgTATTTATGAGAatgtgaaaataattttaataataaactgcatagataaattaattatgGACTTACGTTTACCACCTAATGATGCATAccacaaaataaattatactattgaagaaataaatataaaagtggAATCTATATgtgaattattaaataagagtagtaaagaaaaaaaagagttcTTATTATCtccattaaaaaataatgtattatttagcTCAAGTATATatggtatattttttaccttaaaatcttttagtaaaatttattgtaatttatataatgcatATCATATAGACATAGATGAATTTTCGCAATATTTATGGggagatatatattttaatgaggAGGAATTTACATTTGCTTCATCACCTTTGTATGCAAATCAGAAACGATCTTTTGTTGAATTTATACTTAATccaatttataaaatttttggtTATGTATGCtcagaagaaaaagaatttttaattccttttttaaaaaattttaatatttctttaaaaaaaaatgattatctATTTAACAATAgatatttgttaaaaaaaattaatggtATGATATTTGAAGACACTACAGCTTTTGTAGATGTAATAATAGATAACTGTCCATCTCCTCTAGAAAATGccaagaataaaattatgcaaaTATACTCAGGTtcattaaaaacaaaaatatgttatgaCATGATGAGATGTCTAAAAGGAGACAAAACAGATAATTTAatggtatatattataaaaaattatcacaGACCAGAATGTTTGATGCTTGATCTATTTGGTAGAGTAATGTGTGGAACTATAAGAAAAGGGCAAACAGTGTGTATATTAGGAGAAGGGTATAGTTTAAGTGATGATGAAGATATGATAACCCGAGTTGTAACACATCTTTGGGTTTATGAAGGAAGATATAGAGTAGAAGTAGATGAAGTACCAGCAggaaattttgttttaataggAGGTAttgatatatgtataaataaaacatgcACAATAACgaatgtaaaaaagaaaaagaaaaagtctGTTAACACTATTTTGAAAGGAGTAAGCACAGATATTTCAAACAATAGTATAGTGAAGAGTGTAAATAAGTCTATTCTTATTGATGATGAGGATGAAGAGGCCGAAATATTCTACCCCTTGCATAGAAAATTTAGATATGTCAATTGTGCTAATTCTGTGTTTAAAGTTGCATGTGAACCTATTAACCCATCTGAATTACCTAAAATGTTAGATGGGTTGagaaaaattgataaatCATACCCCCTATCTAGTACTAAAGTAGAAGAGTCAGGggaacatataattttaggGACAGGAGAATTATATCTAGATTGCATTTTGCATGACTTAAGAAAGTTGTATGGTGATCTAGAAATTAAGATTTCTGATCCTGTTGTACAATTCAGTGAAACCATAATTGAAACATCAGCTCTTAATTGTTTTGCTGAGAcaccaaataaaaaaaataaaatttatatgatatCTGAGCCAATACAAAAAGAGTTAATGGATGATATAGTTCAAGGTCttgttcatttaaataagaatcaaaatgtaaatatagaTGAGTATTTACACACAGTTGATAACTTGCTGCATGAAAATGGTATGAATAAGGATACAGGAAaaggagagaaaaaaaatggggaGATGTTATCAGATGAATCATATTCTAGTGGAAAAGGTAAAGAGAAAGAAGAACAAATGAACGACGAAGAGATGATAGACACAGAAGAGACTGAGGAGGATCTTCCAAAGAAGGAAACTACAAATGATGTAGATGCAGAAAAGAGAAAGAGTACACTAAATTATGATATAGATAAGAACGTCATTTCGTTATTAACGGATAAACATAACTGGGACATCTTATCTATAAGATCAATTTGGGCTTTTGGACCAGAAAATAATAGCccgaatatattattagattactctttatataaagaaacgaataaggaaaatttatattctgTTAAGGATAATATAATTCAAGGTTTCTGTTGGGCTACTAAAGAAGGTCCATTAATTGAAGAAGGTATGAAAAATGTGaaggtaaaaatattaagtgcAGATATAGATAATGATCCAATTAATAGAGGGGCAGGACAAATTATACCTACTACTAGAAGAGCAATATATTCGTCCTTTTTGTTAGCTACACCAAGATTATTAGAacctattttatttactgAAATTATATGTTCAGGTGATTCAGTTTCTTCTGTTTATAATGTATTATCAAGAAGAAGAGGACATGTATTAAAAGACTTTCCAAAAGTGGGTACCCCTTTATATATGGTTCATGCATACATACCTGCCATAGAATCTTTTGGCTTTGAAACAGATTTAAGGACTCATACTAGTGGTCAAGCATTTTGCCTAAGTATGTTTGATCATTGGCATATTGTCCCAGGGGATCCCTTAGACAGGTCAATTATACTAAGGCCATTGGAACCTGCTCCTATTCAACACTTAGCTCGAgaatttttgttaaaaacgAGAAGAAGGAAAGGATTAACTGAGGATGTAACAATTAATAGGTTCTTTGATGACCCTATGCTACTAAATATCAAGGATGAATTCGCTGAGCATTTCTGA